The genomic DNA tctttcaaaattcaaaatatatatacccTTTCTCCAGATACTCAATTCTACTTGCAGTGATATGCCCTATAGAGATACTCATGAAAATACACCAATGCACTAGGATGCTTGTCATTAACAGGAAACAAATGTCCAGCAATAAAGGCCACTAACTATGATGCTTGCACACAGTAAAACTAAATAGCCATTTCAAAGAATGAGATAGATAGGTCAATGCTGATGGAATATTTATGAGGAATATTATTGAGGAAAATtgtactatttttaaatagtacACATAGATGTGGGTactgcatatttttttctgaatacacGAGAAAGTGTAAGCAGTTACTTTTGAGGCATGGAGCTAGAAGATGAGATGCAGGTATGAGAAACTTATTTacacttttaattttatacaattCTGTACAGTTGTGGGGTTTGAATTTTCAACAAGTATATAGATACTACGTTTTATACACAAACACACgtacttaagaaacaaaataaataattctgaatgTCACCTATTTAACTAGCCAGAGATATTTTGatgtccttccttcccctaaatccctcaattaaaaaaacctGGTCAGTATTtaacaattactttaaaatgtttaaaagtgaaGAATGACTATTCTTTCTGCTGttactaattatttttgttaaggGTCTTATGGGTTTCTATTCCTCATATTGgttttataatttactttcttttaataattttacatacattataatttttatacttaaatatcCTAATTTCTCAGAAAATTCGTGAAACATCTTACTCATAGGTATTTCAACATTCATCCAAAGCAAATTTTAGTGCTGTTCACAATGAAGATATCTGATATAAGGTATCTAAAATAAGGAGCCCTGGGTTAAATCTCCAACTAAGCTTCATGGATATTACGTCTAACAATGATTTTGAAACACAGTAATGTCCTCGAATTTGGATATTGCTGACTCCCAAAGGAGGATAGTGGCATTTGGTATATTCTCAAATCCCCCAACTTAAAGCtctatttttctaaattccaGAGACATTAAAAGGCCTGCCTGGATTTTCTAGTTCAgagtttattattcttttcactaTTCCATCAGGTCTtccttaaggaaagaaaaaaccaaaaaaccaaaaaactttttCATTGTTAATGACACTTGGCTGTGCAGTTGTGTTACTTAAATGAAGCAAGTTTTGTTGAAAAAATGAGTCACGCTAATTTTACCTGTCCAGCTGAAGCCAAGATGATCAGCAATATAAGCCAGCCTTTCCTCGATCCGTTCCTGCTCATCCTGTTCATCTACAGAAGGTCAAAAACAGAATGGCCAAAGGTTGTCTATGACAGGAGAGCACCCATAGTACTGATCATCCGAAGAGAGGAAGTCACTTGTCCAAATATTTGATAATAGCACAAATTAGCTATtatatttcaaatcattttaaatggtATGTTTGCCTGATTTCTGGAATGGAATGGGGAATCAACTTAATTATAAATCATGAAAACCAACTGCTTCCATATCTCTTTAATCAAGACTAGTCACTGGACATATCAGTTGCTGAGTTCTAGTAATCTTAGGACTTTCTGTTTAAATTATCTGAGAGACTACTGCCCACCAGGAGACAATCATCTTGTTcatcaaaaaccagaaaaatcatAAGTGGGTTGCAGAAGTGGAGTAACTGGTTAGGACCTCCTGTTATTGCCTGTGGCAGCACAGATCACTTCCGGATCACATCTGAAAGAAATCACATCCAAGATTCATAAAAGACATAGATCATGGGTTAACCAGGccacctgggttttttttttcagtctggcCAGAACCATTTTCCTTGGTCCTGGTGACCTTGGAAGAATGGAGGATAAAAGCATACGTATTTGTGTCTGTTGTATCAATAGGTATAGATGTACTTTCTGTGAAATTTCTGTGTGCTTACTACTAAGTAAGCTTATATATTACTCCCACAAACTTTAATTTTCCCATTGGTTTTTAACCCCCATTAATTGATGGGCAGCATTTTAGACATCAGGACATTTTCTTAGGACACAAATTTAAGAATAATAGTCTTTATTGTAGAGATATTGGAAGACCAGAGGCTACTTCTCAAAGCCAtctatggtttccttttttataattcAAAGGGTCATCCTCTCACGGTCACTTACATCATGCAAAGTTTGAGTTTTTGTTGTCTGCTGCGTCTAATCAGAGTACATTCTCCATTCACCTAATACTGAAACAAAAAGCATGGTTTTTTTTCACCTTATATTTGTTTGCTTAAAGTGTTTACCAGTGGTATCTGAGATCCAACTTTTTGAATCAAAAACAGATCCACAACAATTGGGATTTCATGATAACGTGAAATCTTCTTGGGCAAATGGCTTCCTAATGATTACCGAATTACTAAGTTGAGtacaaatgattttaaagtaCGTAAGGGtaagaagaaaaagcaatgaaTCCTTACCATATGAAACAAAGCCCAACATGTTCATGTGCAAAAGCAAAAGTGCTTAATTTGAGGCTAAGCCTGGGACTCCAGAGCAACAAAACTCAAAGCTTGCATGGCCTTACGAACAGCGGCTTGAGAAAGGCAAGATCACCGCTGTCTGTTCATCATGTTGATGTTTTCCATAAGCATTCTCATTACTCAATCTTGAGATTGTTTTCATAGACAAGAGTACACAGAGAAAGCACGAAACACAAAGGGCTTACACAAACACAGTAACCACTACAGAAAgcttaaagaaaatgagacacaaatcaccaaataaaagatatacaaaaaaaaaaaaactatatcaaATTTATGACATGCGTAGCACAGGGAATCCCAGGGGCTGGCAAATACCTTCAGCATGGTCATGGCCATTTTCATCAGGGATGCGTTCAATCAGAGTCTCAATGGACTCATCCCAAATAGGCCTTGTGTCAAAGATGTCCTCAGGAATTGAATGCTCGGTTTCAACAGGTGGCAGATTTTCAATTACTGAAACTTCCAGGGCACTACTACTTTCATCATCTGAAACTAATTCTTGCTCCCTTTCTGACTGTGTAAGTCTATCCACTAACTTGGAAGCCTCATCACTAATCTCCTCAAAGAATTCTATGGAGTTCCTGTAAAGGTCAAAGAAATGCTCCTTACTTTCTTTTGTAGGGCTCACAGCCCCCTTGCAGGAAGATGTGGTGCTTTTGCTCTTAACTGGCAATCGGGATGTAAATATCTTTGGTCTGGTGGCCCCCTCTTCTGATTCTAACTCCagctcctctgccctctctctgctctctgtttctgtctcaaTGTAACTTCTAGTTTTTACTGGACATTTGGTCTTTGAGTCCAAAGCACTGGCATCAGATTCAGATTTGCTTCTACTATCTGGTGTTCTGCTTGTCATGTCCTGACCCTGAGGAGCCACTATTTTCTGGAGAGATGAATCTAGATGCGAAAGCTGCTGCTCTACTCTTTGGACAGGTGCTTTCACGGGGATTTTAGACTTTGGTTTTGCTTCATCCTCTTTACTTTCCTCATCCAGGCTGGGCAAAAAATCTTCACAAAGGGAACTCTCATACTCCACAGATGGAGGTGCTGAGGTTGACGTGGGTATAGTCCTTACAGGAATTTTGGATTTGCTTTCAGTAGAAGGCACATTCTCCATGGGTGCAGTAGGGATTTCAATTACTGATTTCTGTTCCTCTGGGGAAGAATCAGGAGAATCATCATCCCGACCTGAATACACAGACCTGGTAACTGTGGAAAAATCTAACTGAACGTGTACAACTGGTTCAGGGGAGTCAGGGCAAGATGGATCTTTCACACTAGACTTAAGAGGCATATCACCCATTGGTGTGGTGGGGAGATCCTCGGCGCCTGCAGAAGGAGCTTCTTTTGTTGATGTTTCAGGGGAGGTTGAATTCCCCATGGGGGTGTGAAGTTGAGCATCTGAAGCAGATATTTCCTCAACTTCCTCACTCAGGTCATCTGGAAGTAGGTCCGCTTCATCACTCACTGTTTCTTTTGATTCTGAGAGAGCTAGTGACTCAGCTGATGTCTCCCGTTGTGGGGGCTCAGCGCCAGGACTCCCTTCTTTCATGTCTTCGGAGAGAGTCTCTTCCCTGGATTCTTGCCCAATTTGGAAAAAGTGAAAACTTTCATCATCATAGGACCTTTTGGTCATGTCAATGGCACCACTTCGGGTCATCTCAAACAATTTTCCTTCCTGAAAGAGAAACGGGTTTTGCTCACTGGTTGGAGTCCCCTCTTCAGTTGGGGTCCTTGCAGGAGTGGTGTCAGGGGTGGTACCCTGGGATTGTCTGTCTACCATCAAACCAAATAtcttttgttcttcctctttcactcGAGCCTCAAAGGCTTCATCATCCTCGCGGATTTCACTCCAGGAATCAGAATCTACATCAGTTTTTGTGATGATGACTTTGCTGATTTGGTCACTAACAACTACTGATGTATTTGGTACAGAAGGCTCTAAAGATGAAGGGGCTTGATCTGACTGCTTTTCCCACAAGGTGCTTTCTTGTTTGGATTCTTTTTCCATGTTTTGGTCCTCAAAATTAGATTCTTGGCTTGAAACAGTTCTATTGGAGGAGCTTGTTACTACCACGTCTTCAACAGAGGATGTGATGGTAACAGAAGACACTTCAAAAGAGTGAAAACTTGTGTGTCCTGCATCCATTTGGGTTTTGCTTTCTTCACTGGAGAAAAAAGATTGGGGAGGAACATTTTCATAAGGGCTTATTATTTGAGGATCGCAGATTTCATCAGTCTCAGCTGGGTCAGACACTGGAACATCCATGGACAATTTATCTGTTTGAGTAGTAATCAATGAGTCTTGAGTGGAATAGTCCTTTGGTAAGCTCTCAAAAGCTTGGTCAGTTTTGGTGTCCTCTGTTTTTGTAGCAGAAGATAGAGAGGAGATGTCTTCATCTAATTCTTGTCCTTCAGATGCTGGACAGTGAGGTAAGGAAGACAAAGATGAAGAGCTTTCACTGGGGCAATATACTTGTAGAGATTCCACTCGAGAAACATCAAGCTCTtctccttctgtgtctttttcatcagtgtcttgcAGAGGGACTGATTCCTCATGAATAGCTAACTGCTCAGTGATATCCTCTCTAGGGGAGCTGTAGAGACCTGAAGATATAGGAGTGACTAAGCTGCTGGGACTCCTGGTCTCACACCCATGGCCCTCACAGATTTCTGGTTCATCAGCATCTCCGTTCAGATCATCATAAGACATATCTGGGCCATTAGTAGAAATGGTATGACTCTCTTCGGGTACATGGGACTCAcgatctttttcttcttctgatttaCTTGATTCTTCCTGAGTatcttcattcattttgaaagtgTATTGTTTGGAAACAATAGGTTGAAATTGTACTTCTTCAGGACTGGAATTGGAGTCTACGCTGGatggaagtggggaaggaggctgCACTCGAATAACTGGCTCTGGTACGAGGCCTGCGTCAGCACCTTTTTTCAGCTGTGCCAACTCAGGTTCACtctcagaggaggaagaagccTTTCTGCTCTCTGATGTTACCACCACAGGGACATCGCTTTCATCCTCTATACTCTCCACATGTTTTGGTTCATCCACATCTGCTGAACTGTCAGCATCTGGGTCAGAGGATGAAGAAGATTCTTCTTGTTTGGGTTCTTTCTTGTAGTCCCTTTTCTGCTTTGCTTCTTGTTCAAGTTCGTCaaatgttttgattttggttaccattttaaacatttcctcttCAGGTGTgaatctctttttctccccattttccaaGTCATCCTCCTCTGCACATTCATGAATTACAGCTGGTTTGGGTGTGCTTGCATCTGTGGCTTTGGGTGTGACCTCATAGCTAATTTCTTCTGAGCTGGGGGTGTCAGGAGAAAGGGGACTCTTCCCTGAGCTCTCTACCAGTGACGTCTGCTCAAGACTGTCATCCTCGGCACTGCCGTCTGGGTCTCGGAGCAGCCGGGACCGCACAGAGGCCACTTCCGTAAAGAGTTCTGTTTTGGCTACAGCTGCAGGAAGAGGGAAGTGACTTGGGAGAACTCCAGCCTTCATCTTTGGTTCCACAGGGCTGCTTTCAAGAGAGTCACGGCAAGGGGATTCTTTCAGAGGACTTGGCTCCAGAGAATCCGGAGTTTTGTGTGAGGAGTTATCCTCTAGCACAGGGCTGCCTTCCAGGGAGTCTCTGTGGCTCACTGCAAATGATTCATCAGCACCAGGGCTGAGGACCTCACTATCTCGGCTAGGGAGTGCAAGTTCTAATCCTTGGGGACTTCTAGCAACTCCTTGGGGCTTTGATTCAGTTCCTGTGTCTGTCTGTACACAAGCGTCAGGCAGCGGAGAGGCCTTTTTCTCATCTGAGGGCTCAGTGGTTGTGGATTCCTGAGTTTCAGTATCACTGTGGGTCTTGTGGGCTGAACCAACTTTCTTAAGTTGACCCTCATCAGTGGATGCTTCCTCAGTCAGTCCTTTGGGTGTTTCTTTTGCTAGTAACACACTACAGCTGCCAAGGGAATCATCTTCTTGTTTGGGGCATGTGTCTTTGGAAGGGTCTAGGGTGTCCTCCTTCAGCAAACACTCGACTGAGGGCTCTGTGTCTTCAGTGACTATGGTACCTTGCTCTTCAGAACCATCGGTGATGTCTTTGATTGAGGGATGATCTTTTTCTGAATGAATTGCTGTTGGTGTTTCTAACTTGGTCGTTTCGCTTATTTCCCCAATTTGCTCCTCACTTTTCTTTGGTGAGAAAGAAAGGCTTTCTGGGCTTGTCTCAGGGGTCTCTGCGAGGCCCTCATGCTTATAGCTCTCTTCTGAACTAATCTGAGGGGTCCCTTCCATCAGGCTGCCACATGGAGAACCTGCCACCCCTTCAGGCTTGAGGCTCTCAGAACTGCCATCCAAAGCACCACTTTGTAAAGACAGAGCCGGAAGAAATTCATCTTTCATGTAATCTAGTGGAAAGGTTGTGTTGAAAGGACTAGTGAGTACTTGATCTAAGTGAAGCTGTacttcttctgtcttctcactCATTCGGAATTGTTGGTACTTGTCATTGTCTTCCAATTCTTGCTTAATGACGTCAGAAAAGTCAGTAGAGGTTTTCCTATCTGGGCTGATCTGGAGATCCATGTCTCCCTGTTCATCAGCCAGCTTTTCTTTGGGAACTTCACTCTCTTTATGGCTTTCTTCTTCTGGTGCTGACTGAACAGGTTCAGGAGTTTTGTGGCTAAGAGCTTTCTCCTTCTCTACAACTACGTCTTCTCTCTTAGACCCTACGGAGGAAGCACGGACTACTCTCTTGGATTCGGAAACTCCTGTTACCACAAATCTCTGGCCTCGTTTGATTGTCTGACtctctgttttctgtgtttctctgtggTTTAGCAcctgccccttttctttttctacccgagctttgcctttttcttgtggctgcttttgttttgctgatttGTGTTCAAAGAGTCCAGTCTTATGTTTAGATGGGTCCTGACCTGACTGAAAAGCTTTCATCAACTCCCGAACAGACATTGTCTCCTcgattctttctgtttttgaggTGGGGGATACAggtggttgcttttctgttttcccagaaGGCGACACAGGCAAGTGCTTCTCAGTTTTCCCAGAGGTTGATACAGGTGGGTGCTTTTCCATTCGTCCAGCTGGTGACACAGGCAAGCGTTTTTCTGTTCTCCCAGGTGATACTGGTGCATGTTTCTCCATTCTCCCAGAGGGCGATACAGGTGGGCGTTTGTCCATTTTACCTGAAGGTGAAACAGGTGGgtgtctttctgtttttgtagATGACACAGGGGACTGCCTTTCAGTTTTTGTTGAGGGTGATACAGGTGAGTGTTTCTCAGTTTTACTTGATGACACAGGGGAGTGCCTTTCAGTTCTTGCAGAGGGTGACACAGGTGAGTGTTTCTCAGTTTTACTTGATGGTGATACTGGAGGATGCCTCTCAGTTTTtgtagaggagggaagagaagagtgtCTTTCTGTTTTAGACGAGGATGAGGCCGGCACATGCCTCTCTGACCTTAGAGAGGGTGATGCAGCTGGGTGTGTCCTGTGGGTTATCTTTTTTGGCACATCCTCTTTGCCTTTGACTCTGACAGGCAACTTGCTTCGACCTTTTTGTTCATCTTCCACTCGTTTCTGAAGGGCCTTTACTTTGTCCTTGATGGAACCAATGGGAGTTTCTTCTATCAAAGGTGAAGTGGCCTTTACAGTGGGATGGGGCTCGGGGGCTAAACCTGCATCTTCATCTAATGACTCTTCTGAACTACATTTTTTAAGTTCACTTTTTTCTGCACTACCTTGTAcactttcctctttttgtttttgtttttcttttaatttcctcctcACTGGCTTCTTTATTCCCAGGCTTGGTTTGTGTTGTTTCTGTGCACTCTGTGTCTCATCTGGGGGCAtatctttcccttcattttcaaagcTCCTGCCAGTAGCCGGAACCTCATGTTTCTCCCCTGCTATTTCTTGAACTGTCTGCAGTGGCTTTTCATGAGGAGACACATAGGAGTTTAGATCCTCAGTAAGGTAGTTCACTAGCCCAGTTGAGTCTTTCTCTACTTTGATGTTGCGCTCTTTATCTATTCTAACTTCTACGCATGGATATTCAGTGATTTCTAAAGGCGCCTTTAGCTTAGCCTCCTCTATTTCCTCATCACTGACAATCACCCATTCCTCTTCCACTAATTCTCTCTCCGACTGAGACCTTGGCACACTGCCTTCATCTCTCGCGCAGGTTCCACTTCTCAGGATTTCGTTCACTTTCTCTAAGTCCTCTTTAACTCTTTCAACAATTTCAAAAGGCTCTCCTGGCTCTTCCTCAGCAGCCTTCACCAGCTCCTTCACTTTGATAGAACCTGCCCTATCAGATACATCTGTGGTCAAGATGGCGGTCATTTTGATCAAATCTTGTTTCATCTCAGAAACTTCAGAGAGCAAGTCCGGACTGGCTAGGACAGGAACTTCATTAACCAGGTGACTTTTCAGGACAGATGTTTCTGTAGATTCTGTCTCATCATCTTTGATGTGAATGAAAAACATTgaaagtaaaatggaaatcaaaaaatatatcGGCAAATGTAATCAGGACTGAAACGACACAGTGTCTTTTCCTGTTGTGGCGGGAGGGACAACAGAATGGGCTGGGAATGGTGGATCCACaaggtctcaggatacaaaagcaaagcaaggctaacggaaaaaaaaaaaaaactgaaaaggaaaaatgagcagGAAATAACTTGCTTAATTTTCTCACTTGTAGCACATCCACACATACAACAAAGCTATAACAAATAGCCAAGACAgactgacacacacacatacacacacacacacacaccatcacagATCAAAACAAAGAACGAACGCAGTGAAATTACACAGAGGTATCTCAAGATTGTTCAGATGTTACAGAtcaatgttgaaaaaaatataaacatggggaaaaaaaggaaaaaaaagcattagaaatTGCAGAAAGTTGATTTCCTCTAGGAGAAA from Ailuropoda melanoleuca isolate Jingjing chromosome 11, ASM200744v2, whole genome shotgun sequence includes the following:
- the ANK2 gene encoding ankyrin-2 isoform X5 codes for the protein MGNAALCPSCHADKSVRAQGHMQELDKTPDYYGCSSEDTSELGVWSDSNASFLRAARAGNLDKVVEYLKGGIDINTCNQNGLNALHLAAKEGHVGLVQELLGRGSSVDSATKKGNTALHIASLAGQAEVVKVLVKEGANINAQSQNGFTPLYMAAQENHIDVVKYLLENGANQSTATEDGFTPLAVALQQGHNQAVAILLENDTKGKVRLPALHIAARKDDTKSAALLLQNDHNADVQSKSGFTPLHIAAHYGNVNVATLLLNRGAAVDFTARNGITPLHVASKRGNTNMVKLLLDRGGQIDAKTRDGLTPLHCAARSGHDQVVELLLERGAPLLARTKNGLSPLHMAAQGDHVECVKHLLQHKAPVDDVTLDYLTALHVAAHCGHYRVTKLLLDKRANPNARALNGFTPLHIACKKNRIKVMELLVKYGASIQAITESGLTPIHVAAFMGHLNIVLLLLQNGASPDVTNIRGETALHMAARAGQVEVVRCLLRNGALVDARAREEQTPLHIASRLGKTEIVQLLLQHMAHPDAATTNGYTPLHISAREGQVDVASVLLEAGAAHSLATKKGFTPLHVAAKYGSLDVAKLLLQRRAAADSAGKNGLTPLHVAAHYDNQKVALLLLEKGASPHATAKNGYTPLHIAAKKNQMQIASTLLSYGAETNIVTKQGVTPLHLASQEGHTDMVTLLLDKGANIHMSTKSGLTSLHLAAQEDKVNVADILTKHWADQDAHTKLGYTPLIVACHYGNVKMVNFLLKQGANVNAKTKNGYTPLHQAAQQGHTHIINVLLQHGAKPNATTANGNTALAIAKRLGYISVVDTLKVVTEEVTTTTTTITEKHKLNVPETMTEVLDVSDEEGDDTMTGDGGEYLRPEDLKELGDDSLPSSQFLDGMNYLRYSLEGARSDSTMPSLRSFSSDRSHTLSHASYLRDSAMIDDTVVIPSHQVSTLAKEAERNSYRLSWGTENLDNVALSSSPIHSGRSSPCLDRDNSSFLVSFMVDARGGAMRGCRHNGLRIIIPPRKCTAPTRVTCRLVKRHRLATMPPMVEGEGLASRLIEVGPSGAQFLGKLHLPTAPPPLNEGESLVSRILQLGPPGTKFLGPVIVEIPHFAALRGKERELVVLRSENGDSWKEHYCEYTEDELNEILNGMDEVLDSPEDLEKKRICRIITRDFPQYFAVVSRIKQDSNLIGPEGGVLSSTVVPQVQAVFPEGALTKRIRVGLQAQPMHSELVKKILGNKATFSPIVTLEPRRRKFHKPITMTIPVPKASSDVMLNGFGGDAPTLRLLCSITGGTTPAQWEDITGTTPLTFVNECVSFTTNVSARFWLIDCRQIQESVTFASQVYREIICVPYMAKFVVFAKSHDPIEARLRCFCMTDDKVDKTLEQQENFAEVARSRDVEVLEGKPIYVDCFGNLVPLTKSGQHHIFSFFAFKENRLPLFVKVRDTTQEPCGRLSFMKEPKSTRGLVHQAICNLNITLPIYTKESESDQEQEEEIDMTSEKNDETESTETSVLKSHLVNEVPVLASPDLLSEVSEMKQDLIKMTAILTTDVSDRAGSIKVKELVKAAEEEPGEPFEIVERVKEDLEKVNEILRSGTCARDEGSVPRSQSERELVEEEWVIVSDEEIEEAKLKAPLEITEYPCVEVRIDKERNIKVEKDSTGLVNYLTEDLNSYVSPHEKPLQTVQEIAGEKHEVPATGRSFENEGKDMPPDETQSAQKQHKPSLGIKKPVRRKLKEKQKQKEESVQGSAEKSELKKCSSEESLDEDAGLAPEPHPTVKATSPLIEETPIGSIKDKVKALQKRVEDEQKGRSKLPVRVKGKEDVPKKITHRTHPAASPSLRSERHVPASSSSKTERHSSLPSSTKTERHPPVSPSSKTEKHSPVSPSARTERHSPVSSSKTEKHSPVSPSTKTERQSPVSSTKTERHPPVSPSGKMDKRPPVSPSGRMEKHAPVSPGRTEKRLPVSPAGRMEKHPPVSTSGKTEKHLPVSPSGKTEKQPPVSPTSKTERIEETMSVRELMKAFQSGQDPSKHKTGLFEHKSAKQKQPQEKGKARVEKEKGQVLNHRETQKTESQTIKRGQRFVVTGVSESKRVVRASSVGSKREDVVVEKEKALSHKTPEPVQSAPEEESHKESEVPKEKLADEQGDMDLQISPDRKTSTDFSDVIKQELEDNDKYQQFRMSEKTEEVQLHLDQVLTSPFNTTFPLDYMKDEFLPALSLQSGALDGSSESLKPEGVAGSPCGSLMEGTPQISSEESYKHEGLAETPETSPESLSFSPKKSEEQIGEISETTKLETPTAIHSEKDHPSIKDITDGSEEQGTIVTEDTEPSVECLLKEDTLDPSKDTCPKQEDDSLGSCSVLLAKETPKGLTEEASTDEGQLKKVGSAHKTHSDTETQESTTTEPSDEKKASPLPDACVQTDTGTESKPQGVARSPQGLELALPSRDSEVLSPGADESFAVSHRDSLEGSPVLEDNSSHKTPDSLEPSPLKESPCRDSLESSPVEPKMKAGVLPSHFPLPAAVAKTELFTEVASVRSRLLRDPDGSAEDDSLEQTSLVESSGKSPLSPDTPSSEEISYEVTPKATDASTPKPAVIHECAEEDDLENGEKKRFTPEEEMFKMVTKIKTFDELEQEAKQKRDYKKEPKQEESSSSSDPDADSSADVDEPKHVESIEDESDVPVVVTSESRKASSSSESEPELAQLKKGADAGLVPEPVIRVQPPSPLPSSVDSNSSPEEVQFQPIVSKQYTFKMNEDTQEESSKSEEEKDRESHVPEESHTISTNGPDMSYDDLNGDADEPEICEGHGCETRSPSSLVTPISSGLYSSPREDITEQLAIHEESVPLQDTDEKDTEGEELDVSRVESLQVYCPSESSSSLSSLPHCPASEGQELDEDISSLSSATKTEDTKTDQAFESLPKDYSTQDSLITTQTDKLSMDVPVSDPAETDEICDPQIISPYENVPPQSFFSSEESKTQMDAGHTSFHSFEVSSVTITSSVEDVVVTSSSNRTVSSQESNFEDQNMEKESKQESTLWEKQSDQAPSSLEPSVPNTSVVVSDQISKVIITKTDVDSDSWSEIREDDEAFEARVKEEEQKIFGLMVDRQSQGTTPDTTPARTPTEEGTPTSEQNPFLFQEGKLFEMTRSGAIDMTKRSYDDESFHFFQIGQESREETLSEDMKEGSPGAEPPQRETSAESLALSESKETVSDEADLLPDDLSEEVEEISASDAQLHTPMGNSTSPETSTKEAPSAGAEDLPTTPMGDMPLKSSVKDPSCPDSPEPVVHVQLDFSTVTRSVYSGRDDDSPDSSPEEQKSVIEIPTAPMENVPSTESKSKIPVRTIPTSTSAPPSVEYESSLCEDFLPSLDEESKEDEAKPKSKIPVKAPVQRVEQQLSHLDSSLQKIVAPQGQDMTSRTPDSRSKSESDASALDSKTKCPVKTRSYIETETESRERAEELELESEEGATRPKIFTSRLPVKSKSTTSSCKGAVSPTKESKEHFFDLYRNSIEFFEEISDEASKLVDRLTQSEREQELVSDDESSSALEVSVIENLPPVETEHSIPEDIFDTRPIWDESIETLIERIPDENGHDHAEDEQDEQERIEERLAYIADHLGFSWTELARELDFTEEQIHQIRIENPNSLQDQSHALLKYWLERDGRQATDTSLIECLTKINRMDIVHLMEASTEPLQERISHSYAEIEQTIALDHSEGFSTLQEELCTAQPKQKEEQAVSKESESCDQPPIVSEEDISVGYSTFQDCIPKAEGDSSGTERFPQTHKEQVQQDFSGKTQDRPEESSLECQQEYFVTTPGTEVSETQKAMAVSDSPSKTPEEIRTPAEEERPYLQTPTSSEQGDSPIIQEPEEPPEHGEESSQKTSLVIVESAGDQPQALDRLDEDAAFHKELTEELGELEASSDEEAMVTTRVVRRRVIIQGDAMPDIPPETVTEEEYVDEHGHTVVRKVTRKIIRRYVSSDGTEKEEVTMQGTAQGPISIEEGDGYSKVMKRIVLKSDTEQSEVTLSEPSILSSTSQFQAEPVEGRRVSKVVKTTMVHGERMEKHLGDSSLATDLPSAKDDFEEDNNE